In the Acetoanaerobium noterae genome, GCAGCAATATTAGTATTTATATTCTTAGCATTTAAAGGAGAAATACCAGGTTTTATTACAGCAATACTAGATTTTATGAAAACTAAATTAATGAGTTAAAAAGGGTAAATAAAACCCTTTTTAACTAATCAACTACAAAAGAAAGGTTCAAAAAATGGGATTTCAGAAAATACTATCGATTTTTATAGCCTTGATGACTTTGATAGTTTGTCTAGCCTACATGATAAATGTAGTATTAGTATCCAATATGAAAACTAATACTATTGATATGCAAAAAGCAATAGTAACATATGCACAAGTTAATGGTGGATTTTGTGATAGCAATCAAACATTTACAGAATTTTATAATGACTTAGAATCAAAATTTAATATGAAAAATAATATAAGTAGTATTTCTTTCTCACATCCTATAGGTGAAAAATTACAGCGTGGAACGAAATTTACAGTATCCATAACACCTAAATATACAATAATATTACCATTTGTAGAAAATCAAACTAGGATAGGCAAAGAAATTATAAGAAGTGGATACAGCAGAAACTTTAGAAAGGAATTAGAAAATCCATGATTATAAATGCTTTGAGATTGATTTTAGATAACGTAATCTATATATTAGCAATTTTTTTACTATGTATATTCATGATTGCATTTTCATATTACATGATGCTTTTAAATATAGCAGATAAAACTATAAATGAAGCTGAAATGACAGGAAGTATAAGCAGTACATTTTTATCAAATAAATATAACAACTCGCCATTATCTAAAATAGATGGAGAATTCATTATAATTTCAGCTGTTCCTCAGATAGATCAAAAAGCTTCAGGACTAGGTGCAGTGATGGAATTGGAACTTCAAAAAACAGTTAGTATTTTACCTAACTTAAATCTAACAATTAAAGCGAAAGAGAAATGTGTTAATTTAGGCTATTATGGGCAGGGATATCAACCGTAACCATAATTAAGGAGTGACATATGCAAAGAAAAGATCATAGCAAATTACTTGAAAAACTAAAAAAAACTAAATCGAATAACTCTGATGAAATTGTAAATTTATATGAATCAATTGATAAATCAGATGTAAAAGAAGAAATCACAGATAATTCTATTGAAAATAGGTCTACTGAAGAAATATACGTTCCTCAAGAGAGCAATGTAATTACTTTAATTAAAGGAAGTAAAGATGAATCTACAGTAGAGAAAAAACTTAATGAAAAAGACAAAGAAATAAGTCAACTACACGATGAAGTTGAGCTAAACAAAGAGAACTATAAAGAAGCTTTAAAAGAAGTACAAAATCAAAACTTGTTGCTTGAAAAATCTAAAGAAGAGATTCACACTTATAAATCAAGTATTAATGAATTAAAGTTACAAATCGAGGAATTAAAACAGTCTAAGGATGATAAGGAACTTAATAATAAATTACTGGAACTAGAAAATTTACAAAATGATCTAAATTCCTCTAAAGAAAATTTGCTAAAAATAGCTAACGAAAAATCAGCACTAATGAAGCAAATGTCTGAAAAGGAAGTTTTATATCATACAACTCAAAACGCTTTAGAAGAAGCTCAAGAAGAGAAAAGAGAATTGAGATTAGCTTTAGAAAGTTTGCACTTAGAAAAAATAGAGCTTGAAAATAAATTAAAGCAAACTGAAGGTATCAGAGATTTACTAAAAGAAAAAGAAGAAGTAATTAGTAAGAGTAAACAGGAATTAGAACTAGAGCAACAAGAGAAATTTAGATTAAGCAAAGAAAAAGAAGGCTTATTGATAGAAATTCAGGATATTAAAAAAAGATTAAATAGTAGCAATAACAGTAATTTAAAAATATTCTATTCTCCTATAGACAGAGTGGGAACTACAACTATAGCCATTAAGAGTGCTTTAGAAAGCAATATGAAAAGTGTCCTGATAGGAATTACTAAAGAATATAAACTAGGCTTAAAAAGTTATTTTCCTGAGTTATTAAAGATTGATAACAAAGAAATGTTTTCAAAATCTTTTATTAAAAATGACTTAGAAATTTTTTCACTACATTTAAAAGATGAAGTAGGAAATGATGATATTAATAAAATATTGCTTTTAATAAATGAATTTAAAAGTAATGATATTTTCATTGATTTAGACAGCAGTATAAGTAAAGATTTACAAGAAGTGATCTTGGGAATTACTAAATCGGAAAAGTATTTAATTTTACACAATAATATTTATACGATTCATAAATGTATGGATAAATTGCTTTATTCAAACAAATCTATTTATACTAATTGGAATCTGATTTTTAATAAAGACTTTTCAGTTAATTCGAATTATATAGAGTTACTTGATTCTAAAATTGGAATAGATTCTGTAAATAGTTTTCCTGCTATAAATAAAGACAAATTATCTAAAGCTAAAAATCAATATAAAATAATCAACGTTTTAGGTCAAGTTGACCCAAAAGAAAGGGAGATGTAAATCATGAATCTTAATGGTGGACCATTATCAGAATTTGGAAATAAAGTAAAAGAAATATTAGGAAATGGAGCATGGCTAGTTGTAGAATTTATAAAATATGGAGCTTTTGTAATAATTTTGTACTGTGTATTTATGTATATGTCTAGTTCAAATGATCAAAAGAGATCACAGGCTGTAAGTTGGGGATTAGTAACATTACTAACTGGAGTAGCTGCATGGAGTGGAATGTTACAGAAAATATTGGAGGGTTTTTTCAAGTAAGGAGGAAGTAGATGGATTTTGTAAAAATAGGTTTATCAAATCTTGTAGAATCCTTATTTAATATAATAGCTACTATATATAACTTTGTAATTCAATTAGTTATGAGTTCATATAATCAATCGGATCAATTTCTACAATTACAAGTTTTAGACAATTTAAGAAATAGTATCACTGATTTTTCATATACATTACTGATAACTGTAGCACTTGTATCAATAATAAAAATGTATATTGTGGAAGAAAGCGACATACAAATATCAGAGCTATTATTTAGGCTTACTATGACGGCTACAGCAATAGCCGTCACACCAGAAGTAGTAGATTTAATTGTAAGTGAAACATATAAAATAATGACTAATATTAGTGGTATAAAAACCTCTATAACTCCAGTAGATTTTAGCAGTTTAGATATTATAGAACTCATTGAAGCAATGGATAAGATAGCATTATCAGCTACATTAGTATTATTAGTAATACTACTGGTATGTTTTATAATTGTATTTATTTTAGTGATTCATATAGCAATGATGAGTGTCTTTCTTATTTTCTTAAAAATCTTTTCATCTTTGGCAGCATTATCATTTATGTCAAATTATCCTTCTCTTTATATAACTCTAATAAAAGATGTAATTGGAATAATGCTCACAAGAATTATACAGATTACTTGTCTGATGCTCTCGCTAGATATGGTTAATAGTGCAATTTCAAGTTTTGTAACAACTTTCGGTATGCCTACATTTACAACTATTAACTTATGTGTAACATCCTTAGCATTAATGTTAGCTATATTATTTGTTCCAGAAATGTTTAAAAAATATACAGGCTCAGAAAGTGGAAAAACAATGGCTCCAAATATAAGTGCTATAGGTACAGCATTAGCATATAAGAAATTCTAAGGGGTGATATAGTGGATTCGTTAAATTTATTATTAAAAGATTTTATATTTGCAGGAGCAATTCTTTTAAGTCTTATATATGTCTTAAAAATCATGTCTAATCATGGAAGTACAAACTATTATATTAAGAGAATTATAGGGTTAATTTTGATTAATGGGGTTGCTTATAACATAGAGTATCTAATTAATTACTTTAAAAGTCACTTTTAAAATAGGAAGGGATTAAATATGGATAAGATACAGATAATACAAATGGTATCAACTTTATTAATTATAGGTTGTTCATTTTTAGCACTTTATTTTATATTTCATAAAGATTCACCCAAAATTGATATTAAGAAAGGATATAAGACTATTGATCAAATGATTAATAGTCGGTTATCTGATATCACTGATGAAAAAAAACAAAGTTATTATATAGATAAAATAACTAAAAAGAAAAAACCATTAGTTGAGAGAATAAAAGAGAGCTTAATAGAAAAAATATACTCTGAATATAGTAACTTTACAATGCTTGGATACATTTTTATGACTATTGTATTCGTCATAATTGGACTATTAGTTACTTATCCACTTAACAATCCTGCAATGAGTATATTAATAATGATAGTAAGTGCAATAGTACCATATATCGTAATTTCAACAATTAACAGAAAAAGATGCGATTATCAAAATAGAAAGTTACTATTAGTAATGGGGAATTTAGGTACAGCAATTACTAGGACAAATACATTTATAGAAGCTGTGGAACAAACTTTAGATATTATTCCTGAAGGTCTAATAGAAAAGTTTAAGCATTTTTATAATAGTGTAACTTTCTTAGGAGAAGAAAAAATTGATGCTATGGTAACTCTCAGAGATTCTATTAAAAATGATTATTTTTATAAATTTATGAATTTATGTATAGCAGCTGAATTAGGAGAAAAATCGTTAAAGAATACAATTCAGAGTATCCCTACTGATTACAAAAGAGATTTAGATATAAATGAAAAGTACCAAAATCAAATGAAAGAAAACAATGCCAATTTTTTGTTAGTATTATGTTGTTTCCCAGGAGTTTTAGGTTTTCTAAAAGCCTCAAGCGATTACTATTTTAATATTATAACTCAAACTATGGTTGGTAAAATAACTTTAGTAATTATTACTTTGATTTTGATTGGAATATCAGCAATATTTGTTCAGTTAAATAAACCACCCAAAATTAAATTATAGGAGGATATATGGAAAATCCTTTAAATAAACAAAATGATCTAAGTCTTAAATATCCAATTCCAAGAAGACTAACAAATAAATATTTTTTCGGACTTTCAGTTGTAGATATGGTTATAATCATTTTAATATTTTCATTTTGCAATGGAGTTTTAACTAAAATATTAGAGCCTGTCATATCAGATATTCCACGAATGATGTGGATTAATTACTTTCCTTCAGTATTTGCATATATGATTTTGAGAGAAGATAAAAATAGTGCTGAATCAATATCAGATGTTTTAGGTGATATGTTTAAATTTTTATTTTCATCGAAAATTTATGAATATAAAGGTAAGGGTGATATATAGATGATTAAAAAATTAAAAGAATCAATAGATAAAAGATTTAGTACTAATACTAGAAAAAGAAATAAAAAGAAAGAAGTAAAAAATATAACAAGAAAACCAGTAGAAGACTGGTTTCCAGTAAGTGAGTTTGAGAAAAACTATATTAGTACAGTAAAAAATATGCAATCGTATGCTATTAAAATTGAATTTACTACAAGTAATTTTATTTCTGATGAGGAACTTGAAAGAATGGCGATAAGGCTTACAGAAAGATTTAGTAATATAGATGTTCCTTATTCCTTCATTTCATTGGTTAAAGCGAAAGATACATCAGCATACACAAATTGGATTCAAAGCAAAATGGATGATACAAATGACTTATACCAAAAAGTTGGATTACACAATTTAAGAAATTATGTAAATAAGAAATCAGCTTCAGGAAACTACAACGATAGAGATTTTTATTTAATTTTTAGTTGCTATGAAGATGAAAGAGAAGAGTTTGAAATACTTTTGAAGCAAATTAAAACAGATATAGGTATGGCAGCTATCAAAGTTTCTGATGTAGCAGGACAACAGCTTGTAGATATTATGTACTCATATTTAAACCCTGATGTAAATACAAGTATGGTTATTAATGATTACACAAAGTTTGTTATTTCTGATGGGAAAGGAGTTTCATAGTATGGCAATAAATTTTTTTAAGAAAGAAAAGTTAGAAAACCTTAAGACTAAAGAACATAAGAATGTTCAGATGATAAAAGCATTAGCTCCAAATGGTATTGTTATTGAACGAGATCACATTATAATAGAAAATTTCTACATGAGATTTTTTACAATAGTTAATTATCCTGACTATGCTTCGATAAAGTGGTTATCTACTTTAAATATGCAAGGGATATCCTGGTCATTTCATGTAGATGATGTAGATTTAGATAAATTGATATCTCAGACAAATAATTCTATAAAAAGTAAGGAACATCAACTAGAAAGAACCAGAGATCCAATTGTAAAGCAAAGATTATTTTCAGATATATCAAATGCGACAGTGATGCTCAAAAAAATGGATAGTAAAATCGAAAAAACAGTTGATTTTTCAATAATAATAAGAGTTGTAGGGCATAACTTAGAAGATTTAGAAGACAATAGTGTAAGACTTAAAACTCGTTGTGCATCTAATAAAATACCAGTAAAACCGATTACGTTTGCACAAGAGCAATCTTTATTAAAAAATATGCCACTCAATTTAGACATTCCTCTTAGATATTCTAATCCTATGCCTATCAGTAATATTATGATTGGATATCCATTTTTAAACAACTATATTAATGATGATCAAGGAAATATATTAGGCTATGATGAATATTTCAATGATGTAGTCATTAACTTTTGGAATAAAAATCAGCAAAGAACTAACTCAAATGTAGTTGTAATAGGCGATTCTGGAGCAGGAAAAACAATGCTGACTAAGGATATATTATATCAGGAATATATAACAGGCTCAAAGATAGCAGTTATAGATATCGAAAGAGAATATACAAAATTAGCTAGAAAATTTGATGGAGATATCATTAATATGGCGGG is a window encoding:
- a CDS encoding DUF4320 family protein translates to MGFQKILSIFIALMTLIVCLAYMINVVLVSNMKTNTIDMQKAIVTYAQVNGGFCDSNQTFTEFYNDLESKFNMKNNISSISFSHPIGEKLQRGTKFTVSITPKYTIILPFVENQTRIGKEIIRSGYSRNFRKELENP
- a CDS encoding coiled-coil domain-containing protein, whose product is MQRKDHSKLLEKLKKTKSNNSDEIVNLYESIDKSDVKEEITDNSIENRSTEEIYVPQESNVITLIKGSKDESTVEKKLNEKDKEISQLHDEVELNKENYKEALKEVQNQNLLLEKSKEEIHTYKSSINELKLQIEELKQSKDDKELNNKLLELENLQNDLNSSKENLLKIANEKSALMKQMSEKEVLYHTTQNALEEAQEEKRELRLALESLHLEKIELENKLKQTEGIRDLLKEKEEVISKSKQELELEQQEKFRLSKEKEGLLIEIQDIKKRLNSSNNSNLKIFYSPIDRVGTTTIAIKSALESNMKSVLIGITKEYKLGLKSYFPELLKIDNKEMFSKSFIKNDLEIFSLHLKDEVGNDDINKILLLINEFKSNDIFIDLDSSISKDLQEVILGITKSEKYLILHNNIYTIHKCMDKLLYSNKSIYTNWNLIFNKDFSVNSNYIELLDSKIGIDSVNSFPAINKDKLSKAKNQYKIINVLGQVDPKEREM
- a CDS encoding TraG/VirB4 family ATPase — its product is MAINFFKKEKLENLKTKEHKNVQMIKALAPNGIVIERDHIIIENFYMRFFTIVNYPDYASIKWLSTLNMQGISWSFHVDDVDLDKLISQTNNSIKSKEHQLERTRDPIVKQRLFSDISNATVMLKKMDSKIEKTVDFSIIIRVVGHNLEDLEDNSVRLKTRCASNKIPVKPITFAQEQSLLKNMPLNLDIPLRYSNPMPISNIMIGYPFLNNYINDDQGNILGYDEYFNDVVINFWNKNQQRTNSNVVVIGDSGAGKTMLTKDILYQEYITGSKIAVIDIEREYTKLARKFDGDIINMAG
- a CDS encoding conjugal transfer protein TrbL family protein, whose protein sequence is MDFVKIGLSNLVESLFNIIATIYNFVIQLVMSSYNQSDQFLQLQVLDNLRNSITDFSYTLLITVALVSIIKMYIVEESDIQISELLFRLTMTATAIAVTPEVVDLIVSETYKIMTNISGIKTSITPVDFSSLDIIELIEAMDKIALSATLVLLVILLVCFIIVFILVIHIAMMSVFLIFLKIFSSLAALSFMSNYPSLYITLIKDVIGIMLTRIIQITCLMLSLDMVNSAISSFVTTFGMPTFTTINLCVTSLALMLAILFVPEMFKKYTGSESGKTMAPNISAIGTALAYKKF